In the genome of Leishmania panamensis strain MHOM/PA/94/PSC-1 chromosome 17 sequence, one region contains:
- a CDS encoding hypothetical protein (TriTrypDB/GeneDB-style sysID: LpmP.17.0400), with product MDLFTRNQHYSALHQEMLRRKDEYAVLQKRNTEAEERNTQLHQQRAKLEVAVEQLGREVGQVRTALDALRAKLVRREEELQFSQSRVAESLVAISQKEAVISTLRRELGKCGQLRYGSACWQRDGVREGEEDGQSEGGNAHAYTADMLGRIAADVEGRSQEARMKLKMADLEGRLSRLSEERDSILSQHTQYRQHVQLTLQTYEAEAMLREDTLARHVCVYTPYFTGEQEELYSKVVNLQTGVELTTDQRGKDGEIDVAAGADAPPPLQSFRALTFEIRRAMDRLSKMHIDESSRLQQDLSLCVDAQRISLQTGAELVGFLSAMEEEVLQRRLTLPEVREEWRKSRVPEFTQAIAQSLQESARRLGRGLVGLLRQENNFVEEVEQARAFQQEQKRMSTAGSKDQQPRHGDRAGGTSGRNRSDPAAGFRPGGRDSCFAAPPAGGAEWRKESLKSAGTGKVPSASMTAVDGQGSGVVETKQPAAFTTSARSSATAGAQNLRAPPQPAEQTTAPTPPPTETGGPPATSETHENRATGAADMRASPESQSTPTISTQTDGDTTNQEGAAEIASAAGPTAEAGPEGASQSAQDALVSPATLLTTTQPGDTAGAADPPTTAPPSAVLATPSPRDPPNKTNSPSTVAEQKMAGGMGTLPAVSSVVVCPHCEHEVLFNVGAGEPLPIPADSSSGGGDTRGSLAAPNAAAAASHEPSYNASLASASLAGEVAVPPTKSGESACAAQGSGVTAATNTQRGGTRRTNSTAVTEPKDKKNPGSPSGTAKASSKRTKKHSLTGSRDASLSPAPSPMASANHSQSPGTRTSGKHSSPKSAPPELAHGEQQINLERGSFSIGVSTSQTLLHSHHTMDDVGSFAAELELALSDCQDRLKDASEELQEMRAANAALHVQLAAALAAAAASALAPGSSTSPGAGGTKGMSGSSGATGPDDADEVAVPVNHESCQGGGFASTAPPPRPSPYAGVQKYEVANSDGPASASTRGAAAGGKGGRAEEEHSNAVSYHHTPNLPSIAASPAAHSLLAGCRGTHEGEELGTTDSTSAPTIAAAGGSQSTTRLQQSCSSASRVKHNFTGSSGTMVDGAEQSHGDSAASGATSTHNNISAPWRERLLLSVSPPLQSRYSKRVGGGLAAAAVTPLQTSSTSPPTLVWGSVLPPVLNRRPHALTGGAASNTSATGAAAVHRANATSASIPHKMQTLGLMITNSRGPYAPAKQSERVEPGAYASATTKGNGDSYTNRADVHFISFKQGPASPPSLADGLCVGVFPLLPPLSPSQVPSQLDQWNSRMPFTRRGRPPTSGANYSSPIPMSVLPTVAVPGTTHLPHSVATVPATSPAAVPGLSVWGSPILSLNPPSFSCSTAMSPQSVSVEPPSPNSGAVTTAITAATQAEGSSQAHSFTNATHAPAATTALSKSQRLKNAYQQLRFCLSQGVSPLYSGCGDPQPFQVAKTVRSAQVPARRLGGAWYSTHSSTGPRGGLQKVMTRPMRGTWLRGRLYEAPIFASPASVPMRDTNLDFDVIVGGHSVVPYLSAPYTPSGHLVARPWQEAPTQPLQLTSGATVPPALTYLATPSEKRRRWSCNRFDQRRYDPFALSAASRMDAMAPCLRQRMPRTWQQQKRRDIRQSGSVATSGTLARAPYAPVKARVVWSAGGQRAQLLPITLAQSRVAQLAQFQFAAPSAGQLPVSDLVTPLFALSGKRRRCSCRVQHWAKRDPMQRAVKRTVYTVSAASLPLGRLREEALDSSRLQNVHTPLLPPYHEQ from the coding sequence ATGGACTTATTCACCCGCAATCAGCACTACTCCGCCCTTCACCAGGAGATGCTGCGGCGCAAAGACGAAtacgcggtgctgcagaagCGAAAcaccgaggcggaggagcgcaacacgcagctgcaccagcagcgggcaAAGCTGGAGGTGGCCGTCGAGCAGCTTGGACGAGAGGTGGGCCAGGTCCGCACAGCGCTCGACGCACTGCGCGCCAAGCTTGTGCgcagggaggaagagctgcAATTCAGTCAGAGCCGCGTCGCCGAGAGTCTTGTCGCTATCTCGCAGAAGGAGGCTGTCATCAGCACGCTGCGACGCGAATTGGGAAAGTGCGGGCAACTCCGCTACGGGTCTGCGTGCTGGCAAAGGGATGGCGTACgcgagggtgaggaggatGGGCAGTCGGAGGGCGGCAACGCACATGCGTACACGGCCGACATGCTTggccgcatcgccgccgacgTGGAGGGACGCTCCCAAGAGGCGCGTATGAAGCTGAAGATGGCAGACCTCGAGGGACGCTTATCACGCCTCAGCGAGGAAAGGGATTCTATTCTTTCTCAGCACACGCAGTACCGGCAGCACGTGCAGCTCACCTTGCAGACTTACGAGGCTGAGGCTATGCTGCGTGAAGACACCCTGGCGcgacacgtgtgcgtgtacacACCGTACTTCACCGGCGAACAGGAGGAGCTCTACAGCAAAGTGGTCAACCTCCAGACCGGGGTGGAGCTGACAACAGACCAGCGAGGCAAAGATGGCGAAATTGACGTGGCTGCCGGGGCTgatgcgccaccaccactgcagtcTTTTCGCGCTCTCACCTTCGAGATCCGCCGTGCGATGGATCGCCTGTCAAAGATGCACATTGACGAGTCCAGTCGACTGCAGCAGGacctctcgctctgcgtTGACGCACAGCGCATATCTCTGCAGACCGGCGCTGAGCTGGTTGGGTTCCTCAGCGCtatggaggaagaggtgtTGCAGCGTCGCTTGACGCTGCCGGAGGTGCGCGAGGAGTGGCGCAAGTCCAGAGTGCCTGAATTCACTCAAGCCATCGCGCAGTCGCTGCAAGAGAGCGCGAGGCGGTTGGGCAGAGGCCTGGTCGGCCTACTGCGGCAGGAGAACAACTTCGTagaagaggtggagcaggcgAGGGCATTCcagcaggagcagaagcGAATGTCCACGGCCGGCAGCAAAGACCAGCAGCCACGGCACGGAGACCGAGCTGGTGGTACGTCGGGGCGGAACCGTTCTGACCCAGCTGCGGGTTTCCGACCAGGAGGCCGTGACTCATGTttcgcggcgccgccggcggGCGGGGCGGAGTGGCGAAAGGAGTCCCTCAAGAGTGCTGGTACGGGCAAGGTGCCGTCTGCCTCGATGACCGCGGTAGACGGGCAGGGCAGTGGCGTGGTTGAGACGAAGCAGCCGGCGGCATTCACTACGTCAGCCAGGTCGTCTGCTACGGCCGGCGCGCAGAATTTGCGGGCGCCACCGCAACCCGCAGAGCAGACAACCGCACCAACACCGCCGCCTACGGAGACCGGAGGCCCGCCCGCCACATCTGAAACACATGAAAACCGCGCCACTGGTGCCGCGGACATGAGGGCGTCGCCAGAGAGCCAGTCGACGCCCACCATCAGTACACAGACTGATGGCGACACCACCAACCAGGAGGGTGCTGCGGAGATAGCTTCGGCGGCGGGGCCCACTGCTGAAGCTGGCCCAGAGGGCGCGAGTCAATCCGCGCAAGATGCCCTGGTTTCTCCCGCTACCCTGCTCACCACTACCCAACCTGGCGATACGGCCGGTGCTGCAGATCCGCCGACCACTGCTCCGCCTTCTGCCGTCCTTGCTACCCCATCACCGAGGGATCCGCCTAACAAGACGAATAGCCCCTCAACCGTGGCGGAGCAGAAGATGGCGGGCGGAATGGGCACATTGCCTGCTGTATCCAGCGTGGTGGTGTGCCCGCACTGTGAGCATGAGGTGCTTTTTAACGTTGGAGCTGGTGAGCCATTGCCAATCCCTgcggacagcagcagcggcggcggcgacacacGGGGGTCGCTTGCAGCGcccaacgccgctgctgccgcatcgcACGAGCCCAGCTATAATGCGAGCTTGGCCTCAGCCTCACTTGCAGGTGAGGTCGCGGTGCCTCCTACCAAGTCTGGTGAATCAGCCTGTGCGGCGCAGGGTAGCGGAGTGACTGCGGCCACCAATACGCAGCGCGGTGGAACTCGGCGCACTAACTCTACCGCAGTGACCGAGCCGAAGGACAAGAAGAATCCCGGCAGCCCTAGCGGCACAGCCAAGGCGAGCAGTAAGAGGACCAAGAAGCACTCGCTCACGGGCAGCCGCGACGCCTCCTTGTCCCCGGCACCGTCCCCGATGGCTTCCGCTAACCATTCACAGTCACCCGGCACCAGAACTTCGGGCAAGCACTCGAGCCCCAAGAGCGCACCGCCCGAACTCGCGcacggcgagcagcagaTCAACCTGGAGCGTGGCAGCTTTTCCATCGGTGTGAGCACCTCTCAGACACTCTTGCACTCACACCACACTATGGACGACGTTGGCAGCTTCGCCGCCGAGTTGGAATTGGCGCTGTCTGATTGCCAAGACCGCCTCAAGGATGCAtcggaggagctgcaggagatgcgGGCGGCGAATGCCGCGCTGCATGTCCaactcgccgctgctcttgccgctgctgcggcgagtgCACTAGCACCGGGGTCGTCGACGTCTCCTGGCGCTGGGGGCACCAAGGGGATGAGCGGCAGCTCAGGTGCTACCGGCCCCGATGACGCCGACGAAGTCGCCGTCCCCGTCAACCACGAGTCGTGCCAAGGCGGCGGCTTTGCTtcaacagcgccgccgccgcgcccgtCTCCGTATGCAGGTGTGCAGAAGTATGAGGTAGCGAACAGCGACGGTcccgccagcgcctcgacTCGtggggcagcagctggcggtAAAGGCGGGcgcgctgaggaggagcacagcaACGCCGTCTCTTACCATCACACACCCAACCTACCATCAATcgcagcttcgccagcagcacATTCCCTTCTCGCTGGTTGCCGCGGTACACACGAGGGCGAAGAACTAGGCACCACTGACAGCACTTCGGCGCCTACCATCGCTGCAGCGGGAGGATCTCAGTCGAcgacgcggctgcagcagtcTTGCAGTAGCGCTTCAAGGGTGAAGCACAACTTCACTGGGAGTTCTGGGACGATGGTCGACGGCGCAGAACAGAGCcacggcgacagcgcagccAGCGGAGCAACATCCACTCACAACAACATCAGTGCACCGTGGCGTGAGCGGCTATTGTTATCCGTGTCACCCCCGCTGCAGTCGCGTTACTCAAAGCGAGTCGGCGGTGGTCTTGCGGCCGCGGCTGTTACGCCGCTACAGACCAGCAGTacatcgccgccgacgcTGGTGTGGGGTTCCGTACTCCCACCTGTGCTGAACCGTCGCCCCCATGCACTTACAGGGGGCGCGGCCTCAAACACAAGCGCgaccggcgctgctgccgtgcaccgCGCCAACGCCACTTCGGCATCCATTCCCCACAAGATGCAAACACTGGGGCTAATGATCACCAACTCGCGCGGCCCCTATGCCCCTGCGAAGCAGTCGGAAAGAGTCGAACCCGGCGCGTATGCAAGCGCTACCACCAAGGGCAATGGCGACAGCTACACAAACCGCGCCGATGTCCACTTTATCAGCTTCAAGCAAGGCCCAGCGTCACCGCCCTCACTCGCGGATGGACTTTGCGTGGGGGTCTTCCCATTACTGCCACCGCTTTCCCCCTCGCAGGTGCCGTCGCAGCTGGACCAGTGGAATTCTCGTATGCCCTTTACAAGACGCGGGCGTCCGCCGACGTCGGGCGCGAACTACTCCTCCCCTATACCCATGTCGGTTCTGCCCACTGTCGCGGTACCCGGGACTACACACCTGCCCCACAGCGTCGCCACTGTCCCCGCTAcgtctcctgctgctgtgcccgGGTTGTCGGTGTGGGGGTCGCCCATTCTCTCTTTGAACCCGCCCAGCTTCTCCTGTTCCACGGCGATGTCGCCACAGTCTGTATCCGTGGAACCTCCCAGTCCTAACTCGGGCGCTGTCACCACTGCTATCACTGCCGCGACTCAGGCTGAGGGCAGTTCTCAGGCGCATTCCTTCACGAACGCCACGCATgcaccggcggcgacgacggcgctgagCAAGAGTCAGCGGCTGAAGAATGCCTATCAGCAACTTCGCTTTTGCCTGAGCCAAGGCGTCTCGCCGCTCTACAGTGGCTGCGGCGACCCGCAGCCTTTTCAGGTGGCGAAGACTGTGCGTAGTGCGCAGGTTCCCGCGCGGCGGCTCGGCGGTGCGTGGTACTCgacccacagcagcaccggcccCAGGGGTGGGCTGCAGAAGGTGATGACAAGGCCGATGCGTGGTACGTGGTTGCGTGGTCGCTTGTACGAGGCACCCATCTTCGCGTCGCCTGCCAGCGTGCCCATGAGGGACACAAACCTCGACTTTGACGTTATTGTGGGAGGGCACAGTGTCGTTCCCTACCTCAGTGCTCCCTACACCCCCTCTGGGCATCTGGTGGCACGCCCATGGCAGGAAGCGCCGACTCAGCCACTGCAGCTCACTAGTGGCGCCACCGTTCCACCGGCGCTCACGTACTTGGCAACGCCTAGTgagaagcggcgccggtggtcGTGTAATCGGTTTGACCAGAGGAGGTATGACCCTTTCGCCCTCTCGGCAGCTAGCAGGATGGACGCGATGGCGCCTTGTCTGCGTCAGCGCATGCCACGcacgtggcagcagcagaaacgGCGGGACATCCGGCAGTCGGGTAGCGTTGCCACCTCCGGCACGCTTGCCCGCGCTCCGTACGCTCCCGTCAAGGCACGGGTGGTGTGGTCAGCGGGAGGCCagcgagcgcagctgctACCAATCACGCTTGCCCAGAGTCGTGTTGCGCAGCTTGCCCAGTTCCAGTTTGCCGCTCCCTCTGCAGGGCAATTACCGGTCTCTGACCTCGTGACCCCTCTCTTTGCGCTTTCGGGCaagcgtcgccgctgctcttgtAGAGTGCAGCACTGGGCAAAGCGCGACCCTATGCAGCGAGCTGTGAAGCGCACAGTCTATACAGTGAGCGCCGCTAGCCTCCCGCTTGGGCGCCTGCGAGAAGAGGCGCTTGATAGCTCTCGTCTGCAGAACGTGCACACGCCTTTACTCCCGCCCTATCACGAGCAGTAG
- a CDS encoding hypothetical protein (TriTrypDB/GeneDB-style sysID: LpmP.17.0420), giving the protein MPAAHFASSCCRSPPLAALSSSYQSTSSLGLLRAAAPVLLCASTTCSSSAWAATRRWQSSSSPSYGTVPADIDSPRGATKPTEEELHREQRRRTHGHAATAEEANKNAVNTHVSGYNPWEVLGLKPGASTQTIRLRYHELMKQVHPDMAVDGAGDIPRLNQINKAYELITKSPTLDRRYRNLVSDTQYFYYKFLPEWMARNVDEMPRYWSWVKWRTPSGFHIFLLLCGFYVLGRFYAAFPLLTSVFFISVALDVLLHTMLAPAALCMLFLYSIMAYRSYDMAWLTSPKGFLRRELGY; this is encoded by the coding sequence ATGCCCGCCGCTCACTTTGCTAGTtcttgctgccgctcgccTCCATTGGCTGCTCTATCTTCGTCGTACCAGTCAACGTCTTCGCTTGGGCTGTTGCGtgccgccgcaccggtgctgctgtgtgctTCCACCACATGTAGCTCTTCTGCCTGGGCAGCGACTCGCCGCTGgcagtccagcagcagcccaagCTACGGCACCGTCCCCGCCGACATCGATTCACCACGCGGTGCGACAAAGCCCACCGAAGAGGAGCTTCATCgcgagcagcgtcgccgcacgcACGGGCACGCGGCAACAGCTGAGGAGGCGAACAAGAACGCCGTCAACACCCACGTAAGCGGGTATAACCCATGGGAGGTGCTGGGCCTGAAGCCGGGTGCATCGACACAGACAATCCGCCTGCGCTACCACGAACTTATGAAGCAGGTTCACCCGGACATGGCGGTGGATGGCGCCGGCGACATCCCGCGCCTCAACCAGATTAACAAGGCCTACGAACTGATTACGAAGAGCCCGACGCTGGACCGGCGCTACCGCAACCTCGTCTCTGACACGCAGTACTTTTACTATAAATTCCTGCCTGAGTGGATGGCACGCAACGTGGATGAGATGCCACGGTACTGGAGTTGGGTGAAGTGGCGTACTCCGAGTGGCTTCCACATTTTCCTGCTGCTTTGCGGCTTCTACGTCCTTGGGCGCTTCTACGCCGCCTTCCCGCTGCTGACGAGCGTTTTTTTTATCTCTGTTGCGCTggacgtgctgctgcacacgaTGCTCGCCCCTGCGGCGCTGTGCATGCTGTTTCTCTACTCGATTATGGCGTACCGAAGCTACGATATGGCGTGGCTGACAAGCCCGAAGGGCTTTCTGCGCCGAGAGCTGGGGTACTAA
- a CDS encoding hypothetical protein (TriTrypDB/GeneDB-style sysID: LpmP.17.0410), which yields MSAEHSHADGDVDAPSFIYLGEPLPSSVMQLGLSLNDSLLTSTAEVTPAAASLSFRVRAMHLDDVAEDVILVCEDSITLCVPLTWSGAAAATPSDLERYSRPERSTTAATTHDNATRPAYTAASTTRTHHRSCSPHAHGELSCLPSRPSPSAPPASQSSIPTSSGAAAAACLRMANPLQVWASPLSPSCCTTASTSGLCLPRRLPMPHAELRSSASVLMAVPLPPPAALSSSASSTSRDGASELISGSVPVSGHDARVTPPPVMAVFIMECPVLPEGVDYIEASSIPLARPLARIVCAPNTLRFREAWYPIQFFCWCDSAADAATSTTAASPPYVDHHLLCVSSITVDLIRVRCRIGLGLSPQPPHSPPASMMPSPLPSCGNGGTREGECIERTTSHAPFVSPANAATAASLAPSSFTTSFATTGGVCDGAALVMISVLQRYVTRSDWCTYDARGRVLLSLNHARPSVVKPIKVYRGQGASSVDNERSTRSSGIAEVSSSPLELCTWTELTLSESLRATPHMSCTSRHDTAAGAAAAALSDLPLPVLRSQQISHQLSSMLGVLTVYGQSFVYHVLAGLGTIGGQHEPVMNLHMYLPSEGSRGRPLSGVSQTGRALSSGVTDASVPASAPEASGGDSLLRRLKAAASLATASAPPPGVCGGSFIHVAQLSLAAVTSCASRASQAAVPAPLADTLEADELTATLLRPPSLGHLCVQVVDNLIVIHAPATAQLAVFDLADCSISSASQMRATAAFHHARRRMTARRYLWKAVASGAIDSRVRFPNPAVASPATSTAASADCFSELASSWEARGGAVSASQGMGNSSISITDSADDTFAAASRSSLPPPPTAFHPSADASSGAQVTTTSELAAEHRQQQFYRSRGRKAALQRQAPSADFPSMLSVLRSSMLELTAWENPIAASAVPLMYPLYCCSATAVVKACEAECAGGSRDALSGGKPVVYGDYQWLASSQVPLVINASDGTLRVCRVDAARVAEWRLLIDLSRGSEHGDQYPWPRQQGQDLDVNTLNGDTAAGLVRSYVRFLCRRHQMFSAPLAKGRSTGSVYALVGLLRELAGQVVGLAGDDSDGNAAAVSQADQVECAEVDILRRLLCTTTTSTLHVAGNELYALWKCILANLTLETEFSLRCVAVELESTLASAGGAGSSETSGGLPISSTALQRLILQTVFSPTWTALQSSCLPRHPQQQDQRRRQLEGLLCDYILLLHSAAIPVELQLQYLLLEVILCHVADTSTRRSESPQPTSSCSAARRVQELLRQGILEPSDATARWLLDWWCTNQKVRASTQCIGAADASARRLSARGSSQEYRSEQPDAVATVPLPLAVATTTPQRSAEMLFSRFGPRDSTEETEVLFGEAVRLLEVHGSLLEVAEAYSWRSDFTAAAAVLKHVPHQSKFSEVPGVASWSALSHRGQTRALSWDTLALSVLDGAWRYLRWAEEALISHTDGAPATSQRRRIAPDLASNPPKSWQLRSLERQVRDAHRMYVTVATTLLGKPTTGALSPSPVIEAADFSQGSLAPSTAANVDGRFHAHEVHYEQLCRHMEQDWHDLKLRGGA from the coding sequence ATGTCGGCCGAGCACAGCCACGCTGATGGAGATGTGGACGCCCCCTCGTTCATCTACTTGGGCGAGCCACTGCCGTCTTCAGTCATGCAACTGGGGCTTTCCCTCAACGACTCTTTGCTCACCTCCACCGCGGAGgtgacaccagcagcggcgtcactcTCGTTTCGTGTACGTGCGATGCACCTCGACGACGTCGCCGAAGACGTCATCCTCGTCTGCGAGGACAGCATCACTCTCTGTGTGCCGTTAACttggagcggcgctgctgcagcaacgccatCGGACTTGGAAAGGTATTCAAGACCGGAGAGGAGCACCACTGCTGCAACTACTCATGACAACGCCACTCGTCCAGCCTACACCGCGGCATCGACTACTAGGACGCACcatcgcagctgctcgccgcATGCGCATGGCGAACTTTCCTGCTTGCCCTCTCGCCCTTCTCcgtcagcaccgccggcatcTCAATCTTCTATTCCCACTTCtagtggcgcagcggcggcggcgtgcctGCGAATGGCGAACCCTTTGCAGGTGTGggcctcccctctttctccgtcctgctgcaccacagcTTCCACTAGCGGACTCTGCCTACCACGTCGTCTGCCAATGCCGCACGCGGAGCTCCGCAGCTCGGCGTCGGTGTTAATGGCTGTGCCGCTaccgccaccagcagcgctgtcgtcATCTGCATCTTCGACCAGCCGCGACGGAGCATCAGAGCTGATATCGGGGTCCGTGCCTGTCTCGGGCCATGATGCACGCGTCACCCCTCCGCCCGTCATGGCAGTCTTCATCATGGAGTGCCCTGTACTGCCTGAAGGTGTGGACTACATCGAAGCATCTTCGATTCCGCTCGCGCGCCCGCTGGCAAGGATTGTATGCGCCCCCAACACGCTGCGCTTCCGCGAAGCGTGGTACCCGATACAGTTCTTCTGTTggtgcgacagcgctgctgacgctgctacctcgacgacggcagcgtcgccaccgtACGTTGATCATCACCTCCTTTGTGTTTCCTCGATCACTGTCGATCTTATCCGGGTGCGCTGCCGGATCGGCCTCGGACTCTCACCCCAGCCACCTCATTCCCCGCCAGCGTCCATGATGCCCTCACCTCTGCCCTCGTGTGGAAACGGTGGCACGCGTGAAGGGGAATGCATCGAGCGAACGACGTCGCACGCCCCGTTTGTCTCTCCTGCGAatgcggcgacagcggcttCACTCGCCCCTTCATCGTTCACGACGTCGTTCGCTACCACTGGCGGTGTGTGCGATGGGGCCGCGCTGGTGATGATCAGCGTACTGCAACGCTACGTCACGCGCTCTGACTGGTGCACCTACGATGCGCGAGGTCGTGTGCTGCTGAGCCTTAACCACGCTCGGCCGTCGGTGGTGAAGCCCATCAAGGTGTACAGGGGACAAGGGGCGTCCTCCGTGGACAACGAACGAAGCACGAGGTCGAGCGGGATAGCGGAGGTGAGTTCTTCGCCGCTGGAATTGTGTACGTGGACGGAGTTGACTTTGTCAGAAAGCTTGCGCGCTACCCCCCACATGAGCTGCACCTCAAGACACGACACTGCCGCCggggctgcggctgctgctttgtcggatctgccgctgccggttcTCCGGTCTCAGCAGATATCGCATCAGCTGTCCTCGATGCTGGGCGTATTGACGGTCTATGGGCAGTCGTTTGTGTATCACGTGTTGGCCGGTCTCGGCACCATCGGCGGCCAACATGAGCCGGTGATGAACTTGCACATGTACCTTCCCTCCGAAGGGAGCAGAGGCCGGCCCTTGTCCGGTGTGTCGCAGACGGGGAGAGCGCTGAGTAGCGGAGTTACTGATGCTAGCGTTCCAGCGTCAGCACCTGAAGCATCAGGCGGCGACTCGCTCTTGAGGCGGCTcaaggcagcggcgtcgttgGCCACagcgtctgcgccgccgcctgggGTGTGTGGTGGCTCATTCATCCACGTTGCGCAACTGTCCTTGGCTGCGGTAACCTCGTGTGCGTCTCGTGCGTCGCAAGCGGCTGTGCCAGCCCCTTTAGCAGACACTCTAGAGGCTGACGAGCTCACcgcaacgctgctgcggccaccgAGTTTAGGCCACCTCTGCGTACAAGTGGTTGACAACCTCATCGTGATCCACGCCCCAGCCACGGCACAGTTGGCTGTGTTCGACCTGGCCGATTGCAGTATCAGCAGTGCGTCGCAAATGagagccactgctgcttttCACCATGCGAGAAGGCGAATGACAGCGCGGCGCTATCTATGGAAGGCGGTGGCCTCCGGTGCCATCGACTCCAGGGTGCGGTTCCCCAACCCTGCCGTTGCCAGTCCCGCaaccagcaccgctgcttcagcggATTGTTTTTCTGAGCTGGCGTCTTCGTGGGAAGCTAGAGGAGGCGCGGTGTCAGCCTCACAAGGAatgggcaacagcagcatcagcatcaCTGACAGCGCCGACGACACcttcgcagcagcgtcacgtTCAtcgctaccaccgccaccaacaGCGTTCCATCCGTCAGCTGACGCCTCTAGCGGTGCTCaggtcaccaccaccagcgaaCTAGCTGCtgagcaccggcagcagcagttttATCGTTCGCGTGGTAGGAAAGCAGCATTGCAACGACAAGCGCCATCGGCCGACTTCCCCTCCATGCTGTCCGTCTTGAGGAGCTCAATGCTGGAGTTGACGGCGTGGGAGAACCCCattgccgcctctgctgtaCCGTTGATGTACCCGCTatactgctgcagcgcaactgCAGTGGTGAAGGCTTGTGAAGCTGAATGCGCAGGCGGCAGTCGAGATGCGCTGAGTGGCGGTAAGCCGGTCGTCTACGGCGACTATCAGTGGCTGGCGAGTTCACAGGTTCCACTGGTCATCAACGCGTCGGACGGAactctgcgcgtgtgccgtgTAGACGCCGCGCGGGTGGCGGAGTGGCGTCTGCTTATAGACTTAAGCCGTGGGAGCGAGCACGGCGACCAGTACCCTTGGCCGCGGCAGCAAGGGCAGGACCTCGACGTAAACACCCTGAATGGCGATACGGCGGCTGGACTTGTCCGCTCCTACGTGCGCTTTCTGTGTCGGCGCCATCAGATGTTTTCCGCTCCCTTGGCCAAGGGCCGCAGCACGGGCAGCGTGTACGCTCTTGTCGGCCTTCTACGGGAGCTAGCCGGGCAAGTGGTGGGGTTGGCGGGCGATGATAGCGATGGCAACGCTGCGGCAGTGTCCCAGGCTGACCAAGTGGAGTGCGCAGAGGTCGATATCTTGCGGCGTCTTCTGTGCACGACCACCACGTCGACACTGCACGTCGCAGGCAATGAGTTGTACGCACTATGGAAATGCATACTGGCGAACCTCACGCTCGAAACCGAGTTTTCTCTCCGCTGCGTTGCAGTGGAGCTTGAAAGCACCTTGGCTTCTGCAGGTGGGGCGGGCAGCTCTGAGACGTCTGGTGGGCTCCCAATCAGCTCCACTGCGCTACAGCGGCTCATTTTACAGACGGTTTTTTCTCCCACTTGGACAGCCCTTCAGTCATCTTGTTTGCCACGCCACCCCCAGCAGCAGGACCAGAGGCGGCGCCAACTGGAGGGGCTCCTCTGCGATTATATACTGCTCctgcacagcgctgccatTCCAGTGGAGCTGCAACTCCAGTACTTGCTGCTCGAAGTGATTCTTTGCCACGTAGCGGACACTTCGACGAGACGGTCGGAGTCTCCTCAACCGACgtcctcctgcagcgcagcgcgtcgtgtgcaagagctgctgcggcaagGGATACTGGAGCCAAGCGACGCCACGGCACGCTGGCTGTTGGATTGGTGGTGCACAAATCAGAAAGTAAGAGCATCAACTCAGTGCATCGGAGCAGCTGATGCGAGTGCGCGCCGCCTTAGCGCGAGGGGGTCTTCACAGGAGTACCGCTCTGAGCAGCCTGACGCAGTCGCCACTGTACCTCTGCCTCTGGCCGTGGCGACGACAACACCACAGCGGAGTGCGGAAATGTTGTTCTCTCGCTTCGGCCCCCGTGACAGCACGGAGGAGACCGAGGTCCTCTTtggggaggcggtgcgtcTTCTTGAGGTGCACGGCTCCTTGCTGGAGGTTGCGGAGGCATACAGCTGGCGCTCCGActtcactgctgccgcggcggtgttGAAGCATGTTCCACATCAGAGTAAATTCAGTGAGGTCCCCGGGGTTGCTTCCTGGTCGGCGCTGTCGCACCGAGGACAGACACGTGCGCTGTCGTGGGACACTCTAGCCCTCTCCGTGCTGGATGGCGCGTGGCGGTATCTGCGTTGGGCAGAAGAAGCGCTCATCTCCCACACCGACGGTGCTCCTGCCACATCCCAGCGGCGGCGTATCGCACCTGATCTCGCTTCCAATCCACCTAAGTCTTGGCAACTGCGCTCACTTGAGCGACAAGTCCGAGATGCGCATCGCATGTACGTCACCGTGGCAACGACACTACTGGGGAAGCCGACGACAGGGGCGTTGTCGCCATCACCAGTAATCGAGGCAGCAGATTTCAGCCAGGGTTCCCTCGCACCATCCACTGCGGCCAACGTCGACGGCCGGTTCCACGCACACGAGGTACACTACGAGCAGCTGTGCCGTCATATGGAGCAGGACTGGCACGATCTAAAGCTGCGAGGTGGGGCGTGA